CAAATGCTAAGTTCTTAAGGGAAAAGAGATAAGTGAGTAAAACAGAAcacatttttattctctcttggGCTCCCCCGCCTCCTTGGTGTCTCGCTTCCTTACCTGAGGGCATCCAGCATAGGAAGCAGGTTGAGGAGGGCGGTATCGCTGGGGTCACTGAACCAGGATTTGATGGGGATGGCATTGTCTGGGGAGGGTGAAAAGGCACGTGAGAAGAAGCAGAGGATTCAAGACAGGCTGCTCTTCCTTTTATTTGGGGCTGGGGAtcattactttaaaatacatatgccCCCCCCCGCAACTCAATGACCTGACTAAAACCTTCCAGATGTATGCTGTTACAGCAgtaactgacagaacactgtaaatccactataataaaaGTGTTTTGTTAAAAAACCTTCCTTATTTATcctccaaaataaaatttcatcacTGTACTGCATACCAGTGAGAAGCGTCTAGTCAGACTTACTGCCACTGTGTTTTACCTGAAGGAGATTTCACGTGAGAAATCTGAGTTAGGTGGGGGAGGGCCGGACAGCTCACCGAAAAGCGAAAACACCGTGCATCCTGACCTACTGTAAGCCAGGGAATCCCAGCTCCGTGCATTCAGATCTCCGCCTCAGAACCAGCTCCTAGTCCTGCCAGACTCACCACCTTCCCCCATACCTGGATGGCTCCTGTAAGCCCCTGGGGAGTTATCCAGGATCACAATGCTGGAGAGGTCACTGTGGACCACAGAGAGGTCCTTGATGTAGCTGCCCAATTCCAAAGTGCAGTGCTGGAAGGCAGGGTGAGCTGGGCATCAAAAGGAGACCCGCCCTCTGTGACTGCTCCCCCGAGCCCAACAACGCCCATAGGCTGCCAGTTCCTCAGCAGTGTGCCTCCCCCACGACCCAGGAGGGCCCATGCCAGGGCAGCTACCTCAAACTCAGATCCCCGCCCCCGCCCGACGGCGTGTCTCCCAAGCCTCACTCTTCCACCTGGACTCTAGCCCCTTACCTGTCTGTAGTATCTCCTCTTGAGAATGCTTCTGCTATTGTCCAGTTTATCTGCCACGGCAGAGCCGTAAATCTCCATGCTTGCTGTGAACACGACCAACTCGTACCACTGGCTCACCTGAAACAGATTGGAGAAGAGGACGGTGTCGGAAGAAGTGACCTCCATTTAGACATATAGTTCCCTTTATCAAGACCCcagcattgaggagttcccgttgtggctcactggtaaccaacccaacgagtatccatgaggacgcaggttcgattcctggcccctgctcagtgggttagagatctggcgttgctgtgagctgtggcgtaggtcacacacaaggctcagatctggcactgctgtggctgtggcgcaggtcacacacaaggctcagatctggcactgctgtggctgtggcgcaggctggcagctgcagctctgattcgacccctagcctgggaatttccatatgctgtggtttcaGCCCTAAAGGAAAaaggacgggggcgggggggggggtgtagttcccatcatggcttggtggaaacgaatctgaatagcatccatgaggacgcaagtttgatccctgacctcactcagtgggttaaggatccggcattgctgtgagctggggtgtaggacgtagacatggctcgcatcccgtgtggctgtggtgtgggccagcaggtacagctccaattcaaccctagcccgggaacctctatatgctgtggatgcagcccttaaaaaaaaaaaaaaagactccaacaTCAAATGTCACAGAGAACACAAAATTTTGAAACTGTCCTCAAACGCTGAGTCCTAGGCACCATGCGCCCTTAAGATTCAGAGACACGAGAACAAAAGAGCAGGAAGGCTGTGGAAGAGGAGAACGACAACAGCAGGACACATGAACccaaactacccaaagccatTCTTCAAGCGGTCTACAACCGCAACGGCCTAATCTGTTTCTCCTAATCCCTGACTTCCTCCAAACCCTCTAAACTCCCAGAGCCCTGAAACCCTTTCTTCATCACAGAGCTCCCTTTAGTTTCCGCAGACTCACCACTTCCAAGAAGAAATCCACATGGGGCCTCTTGTGTACAAAAAACCGGACGGGATGTTTGTCTATCACCACCTGCAGAGGAACAGAGAGGGGCTGGGAGACGTCCTGAGCAGGCCTAAAGGACACCCCGCCCCGCCACGGCTCtactgcctgcctccctccttcagGCTGCGACTGGAGCCAGGGGATGCGCAGGGAGCCGGGGACCAGATGCTCTGGGATACGGGGAAAGAGTCTGAGCAGAAGAGCAGACATGCCTGTTCCATCCCTTTGCACCCCACACACCTTGAGAATGAAGTCAGGAGGCGTTCCGGGCCGGACTGTGGGCCTCAGGACCCCATCGTGATGGGAGTGAATAAGCGTCTCATCCAGATCCAGCACCAGGATCTTCCTCTTCacctggcctgaaccacagcagcaagggatAACACCCACCAACCTCCAGCAAAGACCTGGAACCCTCCCTCACCTCGGGTCCTTCCCAGCCGGCATACTCACTTAGCCGATTTCGGGACACGGGAGATAAGGGAAGGATATCATATCGAACGGTTTGGTACTGAATTACCTGGGAACATCAAGAGAGAGAGTTAGAAGCCTTGACAAGGACAGTGACCAGAGGCAGCACATGTTGAACATTTACCATCCGCTGGCCATCGTGTAATTTAGGGCCATGTTATTTAATTCTCAAAGCaacctaacaacaacaacaacaacaacaacgccATCTCCATTTTAaggatgaagaaaccaaggctggGAGAAGTTAAATACCCTGCCTCCGACTACACAGCCAGGAACTACCTTCAGTTGTTTGCTCCTCCAATTTCACGAAGACTCCATGAAAGCACGGGTTTTGTCTGCACTGTGGCTGTGTTCCTAGACCCCCACGACAGGGGTGCTCAGCTAACATGAGAAACAGTGCAGTGGCGGAACCCGCGTTGTACCTGTGCAGGCCAACCTAGACCCTGCCCTCTTAACTGTTAATATCATCCTGTGACGTGGAACAAAGAAATGCATGGCCCTCACCCCCTCCGCTGCAAGAATTCCTTGCGACAACTCCTGTCACCTCCTGTTGGGAGCTGAGAGCCTCAGACTCCTTGGTGGAGAGGGGGCAGGAGTCAGAAGGGGAGGTTCTTGGGTCACTAAGGGGAACGGGGGATGAGGGAATCCAGGGGTTGTCAGGTCAGCTAAGTTCCTCTGGCTGGGAGCCACCAGGCCTATTTTAACCATCCACCTGTCCTTTTCTGCCTCTACGAGCCAAGTCACAAGTTGCAGAGAACCTCAGCCCTCTGAACGGCCTCCTTATCCTGGTACCCAGGGCAAGGCAGAGAACACTGGAAAGCCTCACTTGCCAAGCCGACTGACAGAGTATCAAGAAGGCCAGGGAGCAGGAAGGGATGTGAGTGGGAGGTGAGAAAGGCACAAGGGTGTCACCAGGGTGGCCTTCCAGCTTCTCCAAGCCTTCTCTAGAGGCCCCTAGTTCCAGCACTCAGATCTCTCCCTTGCAAAGCCGGGAGATTCCCtcctctgctcttttcttttAGGCAGAGACAAATGCGCGACAGTCCACCCCTGGGCCTGAAGCCTCACCAGAACCAGGCTCCCCACTTGCACACCCAGGGGCTCTGTCCCCCTAATCCCAAAGGCATCTGCCCTTCCTTTCTCCCAGGGCCGCCATGAGGGCCGCAACAGCTCCGGTGTCCCGCCTGCTATCTCGGGTTGCACAT
The Phacochoerus africanus isolate WHEZ1 chromosome 14, ROS_Pafr_v1, whole genome shotgun sequence DNA segment above includes these coding regions:
- the CTDNEP1 gene encoding CTD nuclear envelope phosphatase 1 yields the protein MMRTQCLLGLRTFVAFAAKLWSFFIYLLRRQIRTVIQYQTVRYDILPLSPVSRNRLSQVKRKILVLDLDETLIHSHHDGVLRPTVRPGTPPDFILKVVIDKHPVRFFVHKRPHVDFFLEVVSQWYELVVFTASMEIYGSAVADKLDNSRSILKRRYYRQHCTLELGSYIKDLSVVHSDLSSIVILDNSPGAYRSHPDNAIPIKSWFSDPSDTALLNLLPMLDALRFTADVRSVLSRNLHQHRLW